One window of Chionomys nivalis chromosome 10, mChiNiv1.1, whole genome shotgun sequence genomic DNA carries:
- the LOC130882281 gene encoding probable rRNA-processing protein EBP2, with the protein MKCCRKYDSGQMEPAKSSACVSSPAFLEDVHRNKAWTSGEVVGSGACFFRARGAAGAPRGAGGREIDTPPLSDSESEESLVSDQELQDAFSRGLLKPGLNVVLEKPKKAVNDVNGLKQCLAEFKRDLEWVERLDVTLGPVPEVNETQPTPENKDQKKGVNPEDDFKREMSFYRQAQATVLAVLPRLHQLQVPTKRPTDYFAEMAKSDQQMQKIRQKLQTKQAAMEKSEKAKQLRALRKYGKKVQTEVLQKRQQEKKHMMNAIKKYQKGFSDKLDFLEGDQKPAERSTKARAKSQQMSKGPSAKRRYKNQKFGFGGKKKGSKWNTRESYDDVSSFRAKVAHGKGPRKSGKKGANKRPGKRTRQKMKSKAH; encoded by the exons ATGAAGTGTTGCAGGAAATATGACAGTGGGCAAATGGAGCCGGCCAAAAGCAGCGCTTGTGTTAGCTCGCCAGC GTTTCTGGAAGATGTCCACAGAAATAAAGCA tggaCTAGTGGAGAAGTTGTTGGCTCTGGTGCTTGCTTCTTCAGGGCACGTGGAGCGGCGGGCGCACCCCGCGGGGCGGGAGGTCGCGAGATAGACACACCTCCGCTCTCGGACTCGGAGTCGGAGGAGTCCCTGGTCTCAGACCAGGAGTTGCAGGATGCGTTTTCCCGTGGACTCCTGAAGCCAGGCCTCAATGTTGTGCTCGAGAAGCCGAAGAAAGCGGTGAATGATGTGAATGGTCTGAAACAGTGTTTGGCCGAATTCAAACGGGATCTGGAGTGGGTTGAAAGGCTCGACGTGACCCTGGGTCCAGTGCCGGAAGTCAATGAAACTCAGCCAACACCCGAGAACAAGGACCAGAAGAAAGGTGTTAACCCAGAAGACgacttcaagagggagatgagtTTTTACCGCCAGGCCCAGGCCACAGTGCTCGCTGTGTTACCCCGGCTCCATCAGCTCCAAGTCCCCACCAAGCGGCCCACCGATTATTTTGCAGAAATGGCCAAGTCAGATCAGCAGATGCAAAAGATTCGACAGAAGCTGCAGACTAAGCAGGCTGCCATGGAGAAATCTGAAAAGGCCAAGCAACTTCGAGCGCTTAGGAAATACGGAAAGAAGGTACAGACTGAGGTCTTGCAGAAGAGACAGCAGGAGAAAAAACACATGATGAATGCTATCAAGAAATACCAGAAAGGCTTCTCTGATAAGCTGGATTTCCTTGAGGGGGATCAGAAGCCTGCTGAACGCAGTACAAAGGCCAGAGCCAAGAGCCAGCAGATGAGTAAAGGGCCCAGTGCCAAACGACGGTACAAAAACCAGAAGTTTGGTTTtggtggaaagaagaaaggctccaaatGGAACACTCGTGAAAGCTACGATGATGTCTCCAGCTTCCGAGCCAAGGTGGCTCACGGCAAGGGCCCCAGGAAGTCTGGGAAAAAAGGGGCAAATAAGCGCCCAGGAAAACGAACAAGACAGAAAATGAAGAGCAAAGCCCACTGA